A genomic stretch from Chitinophagaceae bacterium includes:
- a CDS encoding glycosyltransferase produces the protein MRLSIIIVNYNVKYFLEQCLLSVQKAVDGMQAEVFVVDNASSDGSREYLEPKFNTVQFIWNEENLGFGKACNQALKLATGDFILFLNPDTIVSEDCFSACISFLERTTDAGALGIRMLDGRGNFLPESKRSFPSPLTSFYKLSGLSALFPKSKTFSRYHLSYLDEHKNHEADVLAGAFMMIKKEVLEKTGGFDEAFFMYGEDVDLSYRIQQVGCSATGGKFKNYYFSEQSILHFKGESTKKGSVNYVRMFYMAMSRFVKKHYSTSKAGMFSALINTAIWLRALLSIVKRFILKIGLPVLDALLIILSFWLARYIWVNYVRTEIIYNDQLLWISFTGISILFLLVSYYTGLYEKMFRYKNLRRSTIISLVIILAAYSLLPERFRFSRGIVVSGSLFSYIILYIWRWFLLKTDIVQKAENEDEHFTVVAGTQQDLQTVNFLLKHSG, from the coding sequence ATGAGATTATCCATCATCATTGTCAATTACAACGTAAAATATTTCCTGGAGCAGTGCCTGCTGTCAGTACAAAAAGCTGTTGACGGAATGCAGGCAGAGGTTTTTGTTGTTGATAATGCTTCATCAGATGGAAGCAGGGAATATCTCGAACCAAAGTTCAATACTGTTCAATTTATCTGGAATGAAGAAAATCTTGGTTTCGGTAAAGCCTGCAACCAGGCCCTGAAGCTGGCAACGGGTGATTTTATTTTATTCCTTAACCCCGATACAATTGTTTCCGAAGACTGTTTCAGCGCCTGTATTTCTTTTTTAGAAAGAACAACAGATGCAGGTGCATTAGGCATCCGTATGCTGGATGGCAGAGGAAATTTTTTACCGGAAAGCAAGCGTTCCTTCCCTTCACCACTTACTTCGTTTTATAAACTGAGCGGACTCTCTGCTTTATTTCCTAAATCAAAAACATTCAGCCGTTATCATTTAAGTTATTTAGATGAACACAAAAATCATGAAGCAGATGTGCTGGCCGGCGCTTTTATGATGATTAAAAAAGAAGTACTGGAAAAAACAGGCGGCTTTGATGAAGCATTCTTCATGTATGGTGAAGATGTTGATTTGAGTTACCGCATTCAACAGGTGGGCTGCTCCGCAACAGGCGGGAAATTTAAAAATTATTACTTCAGTGAGCAATCCATCCTGCATTTCAAAGGCGAAAGTACCAAGAAGGGTTCAGTGAATTATGTGCGGATGTTTTATATGGCCATGAGTCGCTTTGTAAAAAAACATTACTCTACTTCCAAAGCAGGAATGTTTTCGGCATTGATCAACACTGCAATCTGGCTGAGAGCTTTGCTGAGTATTGTAAAACGGTTTATTTTGAAGATCGGCTTACCGGTTTTAGATGCACTGTTGATTATTCTCTCTTTCTGGCTGGCCAGATATATTTGGGTAAACTATGTACGGACAGAAATTATTTATAATGATCAATTGCTTTGGATTTCATTTACAGGCATTTCCATCTTGTTCCTGCTGGTGAGTTATTATACAGGCTTGTATGAAAAGATGTTTCGCTATAAAAATTTGCGGAGGTCAACCATTATTTCACTTGTAATTATTCTGGCAGCTTATTCGTTATTACCGGAACGGTTTCGCTTTTCAAGAGGTATTGTTGTTAGCGGATCATTGTTCAGTTATATCATTTTATATATCTGGCGCTGGTTTTTACTGAAAACAGATATTGTACAAAAAGCAGAAAATGAAGACGAACACTTTACAGTAGTTGCCGGTACTCAACAGGATTTACAAACAGTGAACTTTTTGCTGAAGCATTCGGGATGA